The DNA segment TCGAGTCAGGAACTACGAGAACGGCCACGTCGTTGACGTTCGTGCCGGTCGGCCCGGTCTCGACCGTCGCCCCGACCGCCGAGAGGTACGAGCCGGCGTCGTTTGCGAGCAGCGCCTCACGAGCGCGCTCGCGGTCGTCGATGACGGTCGCGTCGGCGATGGCACCGGCCACGACGGAGCTCCCGTCTTCGCCGTCAGTGTCGACGGCCGCGATGACCGCGTCGCCGCCGTGGTCCAGTGCGCCGGAGCGGACGAACTCCTGATTGGGACCGCCCTGCCCCCCGTCTCCGGTCACGGTGACTGTCGTTTCTCCCCCGGCGAGGAGGACGGCCGGCGGCTCGACCGGAGTCCCCGTCGATGTGGCCTCCTCGGCGATAGCAACGAGCGGCTTCGCCACCTCCCGGGCCTCCCCGCGCAGGCGAGATGTGAGTACGAGCGGGTCGTACCCGGCATCCCGTGCGACGACAGCGGCGGCTTCGAGTGCGGTCGCATTGTCGCCGACGAGATAGTTCCGGACCCTGTCGAAGGCCGGGTCGTCTGGAAACGGCGTCTCAGGAATTTTTCCGTCCCGTCCGGCTTCGAGGTGTTTGCGAACCGCTGGTGGTGGGGTGAGATCGTATCTATCGAACACGGCGAGCGCGTCCTCGTACGTGGTCTCGTCCGGGACCGACGGAC comes from the Haloarcula hispanica ATCC 33960 genome and includes:
- a CDS encoding glycerate kinase type-2 family protein; protein product: MIRNRATLAASSAHEVALDCIEAAIDAAAPDVATRSAVSREGETLTIGETTYDLDSYSDVVVVGGGKAAGGVTRALESILGDRLSGGHVVVKQAADTDTVRSSVGDHPLPSDRNVEATTDILETVDDADEDTLVLFVLTGGASALLSAPAGELTLEALQTTTDRLLSGGVAIEEINAVRKHLSDLKGGQIARRAAPATVAGLLLSDVVGNDRSTIGSGPSVPDETTYEDALAVFDRYDLTPPPAVRKHLEAGRDGKIPETPFPDDPAFDRVRNYLVGDNATALEAAAVVARDAGYDPLVLTSRLRGEAREVAKPLVAIAEEATSTGTPVEPPAVLLAGGETTVTVTGDGGQGGPNQEFVRSGALDHGGDAVIAAVDTDGEDGSSVVAGAIADATVIDDRERAREALLANDAGSYLSAVGATVETGPTGTNVNDVAVLVVPDSTE